The following are encoded together in the Streptomyces rapamycinicus NRRL 5491 genome:
- a CDS encoding sensor histidine kinase: MATTPTPLPPTVPPKPSWDPQAGSRPNPWLRPTIRIRLTLLYGGMFLIAGVVLLTIIYLLAAQALHVGNELPFKLVGGSVQPTNNTCPEIIGQSSPDQFNAVLNTCMKEQRQLALDGLLRRSLIALLGLSVIAFAFGYAMAGRVLSPLGRITRTARQVAGSDLSRRIELDGPDDELKELADTFDEMLERLDRAFTAQQRFVANASHELRTPLAINRTLLEVQLSDPQASPELTQLGKTLLATNERSEQLVEGLLLLARSDNEIVDRKPVDLAEVASQALEQVRAEAEDKGVELRGQRAPAVVQGNGVLLERIALNLVQNAVRYNVAQDGWVEVTTESRQGQAVLVVANTGPVVPAYEMDNIFEPFRRLRTERTGSDKGVGLGLSIARSVARAHGGRIAAEPREGGGLVMRVVLPV; this comes from the coding sequence ATGGCGACGACTCCGACCCCGCTGCCGCCGACGGTGCCGCCCAAGCCCAGCTGGGACCCGCAGGCCGGCTCGCGCCCCAACCCCTGGCTGCGCCCCACGATCCGGATACGGCTCACCCTGCTGTACGGCGGGATGTTCCTGATCGCCGGGGTGGTGCTGCTGACGATCATCTACCTGCTGGCCGCCCAGGCCCTGCACGTCGGCAACGAGCTGCCGTTCAAGCTGGTCGGCGGCAGTGTCCAGCCGACCAACAACACCTGCCCCGAGATCATCGGCCAGAGCAGCCCCGACCAGTTCAACGCGGTCCTGAACACCTGTATGAAGGAGCAGCGCCAGCTGGCCCTCGACGGGCTGCTGCGCCGCTCCCTGATAGCCCTCCTGGGTCTGTCCGTGATCGCCTTCGCCTTCGGCTACGCGATGGCCGGACGGGTGCTCTCGCCGCTCGGCCGGATCACCCGGACCGCGCGCCAGGTGGCGGGCTCGGACCTGTCCCGCCGGATCGAGCTGGACGGCCCGGACGACGAGCTCAAGGAGCTCGCCGACACCTTCGACGAGATGCTGGAGCGCCTGGACCGGGCGTTCACCGCCCAGCAGCGGTTCGTCGCCAACGCCTCGCACGAGCTGCGCACGCCGCTGGCGATCAACCGCACCCTGCTGGAGGTGCAGCTCTCGGACCCGCAGGCGTCCCCGGAGCTGACCCAGCTGGGCAAGACCCTGCTGGCCACCAACGAGCGCAGCGAGCAGCTGGTGGAGGGCCTGCTGTTGCTGGCCCGCAGCGACAACGAGATCGTCGACCGCAAGCCGGTGGATCTCGCCGAGGTGGCCTCCCAGGCGCTGGAGCAGGTGCGGGCGGAGGCGGAGGACAAGGGCGTGGAGCTGCGCGGACAGCGCGCCCCCGCGGTGGTCCAGGGCAACGGGGTGCTGCTGGAGCGGATCGCCCTGAACCTGGTCCAGAACGCGGTGCGGTACAACGTGGCACAGGACGGCTGGGTGGAGGTCACCACCGAGAGCCGGCAGGGCCAGGCCGTGCTGGTGGTCGCGAACACCGGCCCGGTGGTCCCCGCCTACGAGATGGACAACATCTTCGAGCCATTCCGCAGGCTCCGTACGGAGCGCACCGGCAGCGACAAGGGCGTCGGCCTCGGGCTGTCGATCGCGCGCTCGGTGGCGCGCGCCCACGGCGGCCGCATCGCGGCGGAGCCGCGCGAGGGAGGCGGCCTGGTGATGCGGGTGGTGCTGCCGGTGTGA
- the dut gene encoding dUTP diphosphatase: MSPHPVDVLIRRVDPEVPVPGYAHPGDAGADLVTTEPAELAPGERAVLPTGVSIALPEGYAAFVHPRSGLAARCGVAMVNAPGTIDAGYRGEIKVIVVNLDPRESVRFERFDRIAQLVVQQVEKVRFQEVAELPGSARAEGGFGSTGGHAAVDGTTGGNGYASVGSDREGR, translated from the coding sequence ATGAGCCCGCACCCCGTCGACGTGCTGATCCGCAGGGTGGACCCCGAGGTGCCGGTCCCCGGCTACGCCCACCCCGGCGACGCCGGGGCCGACCTGGTCACCACCGAGCCCGCCGAGCTGGCCCCCGGGGAGCGCGCGGTTCTGCCCACCGGAGTGTCTATCGCGCTCCCGGAGGGGTATGCCGCCTTCGTGCATCCACGGTCCGGACTCGCCGCGCGCTGCGGCGTCGCCATGGTGAATGCCCCGGGGACCATCGATGCCGGGTACCGTGGAGAGATCAAGGTGATCGTGGTCAATCTGGACCCGCGCGAGAGCGTGCGGTTCGAGCGCTTCGACCGGATCGCCCAATTGGTCGTCCAGCAGGTCGAGAAGGTGCGCTTCCAGGAGGTGGCGGAGCTTCCCGGGTCGGCGCGGGCCGAAGGGGGCTTCGGGTCCACCGGCGGTCATGCCGCCGTGGACGGCACAACGGGTGGGAATGGATACGCTTCGGTCGGTTCCGACCGGGAAGGACGATGA
- a CDS encoding DUF3710 domain-containing protein — translation MFGRRRKRSKEDVESLDVTSDELAEDAEDADGAEDTAAPVEGGRVSLPPAPRPEGPWDVSEVREPGEGRVDLGGLFVPGVEGMELRVEVAGDAIVAATVVLRDSAVQLQGFAAPKKEGIWGEVRDEIATGITQQGGIVDEVEGPLGWELRAQVPVQLPDGKNGVQVVRFVGVDGPRWFLRGVISGQGAVQPETGSLLEAIFRDTVVVRGEGPMAPRDPIVLKLPDDAQMVPDGVQQDEAQGSRFAGGADRLQRGPEISEVR, via the coding sequence GTGTTCGGACGTCGCCGCAAGCGCAGCAAGGAGGACGTCGAGTCGCTCGACGTGACCTCCGACGAGTTGGCCGAGGACGCGGAGGACGCGGACGGCGCTGAGGACACCGCCGCACCCGTGGAGGGCGGGCGGGTGAGCCTGCCGCCGGCCCCGCGCCCCGAGGGCCCCTGGGACGTGTCCGAGGTGCGCGAGCCCGGCGAGGGCCGGGTGGACCTCGGTGGTCTGTTCGTGCCCGGCGTGGAGGGCATGGAGCTGCGGGTGGAGGTCGCGGGGGACGCGATCGTCGCCGCGACCGTGGTGCTGCGGGACAGCGCCGTGCAGCTCCAGGGGTTCGCCGCGCCCAAGAAGGAAGGCATCTGGGGCGAGGTGCGCGACGAGATCGCCACCGGCATCACCCAGCAGGGCGGGATCGTGGACGAGGTCGAGGGCCCGCTCGGCTGGGAGCTGCGCGCCCAGGTGCCGGTGCAGCTCCCCGACGGCAAGAACGGTGTGCAGGTGGTCCGCTTCGTCGGCGTGGACGGGCCCCGCTGGTTCCTGCGCGGTGTGATCTCCGGGCAGGGCGCGGTGCAGCCCGAGACCGGCAGCCTCCTGGAAGCGATCTTCCGGGACACGGTCGTGGTGCGCGGCGAGGGCCCGATGGCCCCGCGCGACCCCATCGTCCTCAAGCTGCCGGACGACGCGCAGATGGTGCCCGACGGGGTGCAGCAGGACGAGGCGCAGGGCTCGCGGTTCGCGGGCGGCGCCGACCGGCTGCAGCGGGGCCCGGAGATCTCCGAGGTGCGCTGA
- a CDS encoding DUF3093 domain-containing protein, with protein sequence MQPYDERLSAPRSWWFIAVLMGVSVGLIMLPFGTLPMLGGLIGGAALACVAVSSYGSARVRVVADSLVAGEAKIPVSALGTPQVLDAAEAAAWRTYKADPRAFMLLRSYIPTALRVEVTDPEDPTPYVYVSTRNPEALAAALTAVRSA encoded by the coding sequence ATGCAGCCTTACGACGAACGCCTCAGCGCGCCCCGTTCCTGGTGGTTCATCGCCGTCCTGATGGGCGTCTCAGTGGGGTTGATCATGCTGCCGTTCGGCACCCTGCCGATGCTCGGCGGGCTGATCGGCGGGGCGGCACTGGCCTGCGTGGCGGTGAGTTCGTACGGCTCGGCGCGGGTGCGCGTGGTGGCGGACTCGCTGGTGGCCGGCGAGGCGAAGATCCCGGTGTCGGCACTGGGGACGCCGCAGGTGCTGGACGCCGCCGAGGCGGCCGCCTGGCGGACCTACAAGGCCGATCCGCGGGCGTTCATGCTGCTGCGCAGCTACATCCCGACCGCGCTGCGGGTGGAGGTCACCGATCCGGAGGACCCAACACCGTATGTGTATGTGTCCACACGGAATCCGGAGGCGCTCGCCGCCGCGCTCACGGCCGTTCGCTCGGCGTGA
- a CDS encoding DUF4193 domain-containing protein: MATDYDTPRKTDDDVNEDSIEELKARRNDKSASTVDVDEFEQAEGLELPGADLSNEELSVRVLPRQADEFTCMSCFLVHHRSQLAAETKNGQPICRDCAA, from the coding sequence ATGGCAACGGATTACGACACCCCACGCAAGACCGACGATGACGTCAACGAGGACAGCATCGAGGAACTGAAGGCCCGGCGGAACGACAAGTCCGCGTCCACCGTCGACGTGGATGAGTTCGAGCAGGCCGAGGGCCTGGAGCTACCCGGCGCGGACCTCTCCAACGAGGAGTTGTCCGTCCGGGTCCTGCCCCGCCAGGCCGACGAGTTCACCTGCATGAGCTGCTTCCTCGTGCACCACCGCAGCCAGCTGGCCGCCGAGACCAAGAACGGCCAGCCGATCTGCCGCGACTGCGCGGCCTGA
- a CDS encoding PaaI family thioesterase, with amino-acid sequence MSGRTTGLTPPEASKPPVRHPDAPAPGETLGAHYDQCFGCGDQARGLGLTTRAGEGVSVTAEFTVRSGHQGAPGLAHGGVLAAALDETLGSLNWLQRVIAVTGRLETDFLRPVPVGAELHLEARVAAVHGRKIYCSATGRIDAPDGPVAVRAQALFIEVRVDHFIENGRAEEIDAALADPDQVKVARAFEVNP; translated from the coding sequence GTGAGTGGACGAACGACAGGGCTGACGCCGCCGGAGGCCTCCAAGCCCCCCGTGCGCCACCCCGACGCGCCCGCGCCCGGGGAGACCCTCGGCGCGCACTACGACCAGTGCTTCGGCTGCGGCGACCAGGCGCGCGGCCTGGGGCTGACCACACGGGCGGGCGAGGGCGTGAGCGTCACCGCCGAGTTCACCGTGCGCAGCGGCCATCAGGGCGCGCCTGGCCTGGCCCACGGCGGGGTGCTGGCCGCGGCGCTGGACGAGACGCTCGGGTCGCTCAACTGGCTCCAGCGGGTGATCGCGGTGACCGGGCGGCTGGAGACGGACTTCCTGCGGCCCGTGCCGGTCGGCGCCGAGCTCCACCTGGAGGCGCGGGTGGCCGCCGTGCACGGACGCAAGATCTACTGTTCGGCCACGGGCCGGATCGACGCCCCCGACGGCCCCGTCGCGGTGCGGGCGCAGGCCCTCTTCATAGAGGTGCGGGTCGACCACTTCATCGAGAACGGCCGGGCGGAGGAGATCGACGCGGCGCTCGCCGATCCGGATCAGGTGAAGGTCGCGCGCGCTTTCGAGGTGAACCCATGA